Below is a window of Ralstonia nicotianae DNA.
CACCGAGCCGCCAGCGGCAAGGCCTCTTTCGCGGGCTGCTGCCGATCGGCAAGCGGCGCGGTGCGGACAACCCGCCTGGCGCCGGCACGCAGACCGGCAGCCCACCCCGCGTCACCGCCGCAAGCCCCCGCCTGTCGCGGCAAGCGAGCCGGGCAGGGGAAACCGGCAGTGGACGAATCGACGCCGACGCACTCGCCGGCGGTCCAGACCAGAGCGATGCGGGCTGGGGGATCCGCATCCTGCGCAACGCGCGCCTCAACGCGGCACGGGAAGCCGGTGGGGATGCCACAACGGCAATCCAGCCGCACGCCGGGCCGACACCCGAGATCGAGGCGGTGCCGGTGCCGATACCGCCCACACCGGCCCCCGCCCCCGTGGACGCGGGAACCAAACCGGCGCGCGGCATCGCGGTGCTGCCGCTGAACCGACAGACGCCATCGCCGCCGAGCGTATCCCCCACCCGCGCCAAGGCCAGCATCAACCGGCTGCCGTCCGGGCCGAAGATGGACGGCATCTCCGAGCCGTCCACCTCGCTGCACCGTCTCAACGAAACGATCCTCTCCACGATCACGGAAGCGCTGGGCCTGGGGCCGCTGAAGGCGACCGCGCTGGCGCGGGAGGCCCAGATCAAGCAGGCCGGGCGGCGGCTGCTCGGCTCGGTGATCGAAAAACCCGAGTTGCCGTCAGCGGGCACGGTCAAGAACCTGCCCTTTTACGAGGGGCTGGTGCCCGGCCTGAGAGGACAGCTCGGCCTTGCGACCTCGCGCGCGGATTGCGTCATCAGCGAGCACACGCAGTTGAGCAAGCTCGGTGCGCCCAGGCATCTGCTGCGCGTACAGTTCCGGGCGTCGATCGATCGGGGCGAGTACCGGCTGGCAAGCCAGCGCGGCTCGCCCAACTACGAGGCCGTGGCGGAGGTCGCGCAGCGGCTTGCCGAGGCGATCGACCCGCAGTACCGCACGGACCAGCGGCAGTACGGGATCGAGTTCGTCGGTGCCCGCGGGCGCAAGGGCAACAGCGCCGAAGTGTTCATTGAACACTTCGCCAGGCATGCGCGTGTCAAGCCGCGCCAGATCCGGTCAACCCCATCCACGATCAACGACGCGAACATCCGGAACGCCGACGTCTTCCGCGCCCTGAGCCCGGAGCAGATGAACAAGCTCGCGCGGGCGGCGCACGTCTCGCATCTCAGCTTCAAGGAGGAGACCTCGACGACCCGCGACGGCACGGTCCGCCACGACCTGTACCTCTTCTTCGGCGGCAGTGAAAACCTCCGGCGCGACTACGGCCAGGCCGCCGCCAGCGCCGTGGGCAGGGTCGGCCACGTGTTCGGCGCCGCCAAGAAGGCCGCATGGATCGTCGCGCAGGCCGTTGAGCAGCGGCAGCGCGATGGCCACGAGGTGCGCTTCGAGTCCATCGGGGGAGTGTCGATGGGCGGCGCTTCGGCCCAGGTCTTTGCCGCCGCGCTGCAAGGCAGCGTCAAGCTTGTGGCACCCGCGGCACCACTGGTGCTGCTCGATCCGCAGTTGCTGAACGATGCGCAGGCGCGCCATGCGACCAAAGGCGGCGCGCACGATTACGATTTCGGCGGCTCGCGCGGCGTGGCCATCACGCTCGATTATCCGGCCGCGCCCCGCAAGAGCCTGATGGGGCGCATGAAAGGGCTGGGCTATCAGTCGCCCGGCCTGGTGCGGATCAAGCTGGCGCTGCAGGACGACGACAGCGTCAAGCAGCTCGACAACGGGGAGTGGGTCAACCGGCCGCCCAAGCCGTATGGCCCGCCCTTGACGGGCTATCACGGCGACCTCGCGCTCTACACGAAAGCACTCCTGCGCTTCACCGCGAGTCCTCTGCCGAAACCGGCGGATGCGGTTCCTTGACGCACGCCGCCGCCGGCCGTCTCAGATGTCGAAGTACAGATAGAACTCCCAAGGATGCGGCCGCAGCTTCAGCGTGTCGATCTCGCGCGTGCGCTTGTAGTCGATCCAGGTCCGGATCACGTCATCGGTGAAGACATCGCCCTTGCGCAGGAAATACGAATCGGCCTCCAGCGCCTCCAGCGATTCTTCGAGTGAGCCGGGGACTTGCCGGATCTTCTCGGCTTCTTCCGGCGGCAGTTCGTAGATGTTCCGGTCAAGCGGCTCGCCCGGGTCCGTCTGATGCGCAATGCCGTCCAGGCCGGCCATCAGCATCGCCGCGAACGCGAGGTAGGCATTGGCGGAGGGGTCCGGGCAACGGAATTCCACGCGCCTTGCGGCGGGCGCATCCGAATACATGGGGATGCGGGCGGCGGCCGAGCGGTTGCGTTGCGACATGGCCAGGTTGACCGGCGCCTCGTATCCCGGCACGAGGCGCTTGTAGGAGTTCGTGCTCGGCGCGCAGAAGGCCATCAGGGCCGGCGCGTGCTTGAGCAGGCCGCCGATGTACCAGCGGCACAGCTGGGACGTCAGCGCCCAGCCGCCGGCGTCGTAGAACAGGTTCTCGCCGTCCTTCCACAGGCTCTGGTGGCAATGCATGCCGCTCGCATTGTCGGCGAACAGCGGCTTGGGCATGAACGTCGCGACCTTGCCGTGCCGGCGCGCCACGTTCTTGCAGATGAACTTGTACATCATGACGTTGTCGGCCATGCGCGTCAGCGGCGCGAAGCGCATGTCGATTTCGTTCTGGCCCGCCGTGGCGACCTCGTGGTGATGCACCTCGACCCGGATGCCGGCCTGCATCAGCGCGAGCACGATCTCGGAGCGGATGTCCTGCAGCGTGTCGTGCGGCGGCACCGGAAAGTAGCCCTCCTTGTAGCGCTGCTTGTAGCCGAGGTTGCCGCCACCGTAGGCGCCTTCGTCGCGGCCGGAGGTCCATTCGCCCTCGGCGGACTCCACGTGGTAGTAGCCCGAGTGCTGGTCTTGCCCGAACCGGATGGAATCGAAGATGAAGAACTCCAGCTCGGGGCCGAAGTAGCAGGTCGTGGCGATGCCGCTGTGCTGCAGGTGGCGCTCGGCCTTTTTGGCGATGTGGCGCGGATCGCGCGAATACGGCTGACGCAGGACGGGGTCGATCACGTCGCAGATCAGGGCCAGCGTGGTCGTCTCGCAGAACGGATCGATGAACGCCGTGGCCGGGTCCGGCCTGACCAGCATGTCGGACTCGTGAATCTCCTGGAAACCTCGGATCGACGAGCCGTCGAACCCGATGCCGGCCTCGAACAGCTCATCGTTGACTTCTGGCAGCGTGATCGAAAAGTGCTGCCACAGGCCGGGCAGGTCCGTGAACCGGAGGTCCACCACCTGAACGGCGCGCTGCCGGATCAGATCGATCACCTCACCCGGATTCCTGGGCGGCTCGGCGCGATAGCTGCCCGGTTCCACTGAGACGGTGCCCATGGCTGCCTCCCTGGTCTGGCCGCACATAGTCCAACATTAGGTCACGTCGCCGGGGCGGGAAAGGAAAGTGCTTTGCGCGTGGCTTTGCGTCCGGGCCGTCGACCGCCCGCCTGGCGCGGCCACGTGGCAGCAGACAGCAACGACCGTCCGACCGTGCTATTTGTGACCCGGCCGCGACGCGGTGAGCGGGATGGCTGCCGCCATGGATCGGCGGTGATCCGGATCGCAGCGGCCGGGGCCGGGGGGACGGATGCTTCGAATGGCCTGCGGCGTCATTCACCTAACAGCTGCGAAAAAACGCCCCGCAGCCAGGCGCCCCCCGGGTCACCGTGGAACCGCCGATGCCACACCATCGACACTTCGAAGCTGGGAAAGCGCACCGGCGGCGCGATGAGCTGAAGCCCGACGTGCTCTGACACGAGCGCGGCGAGGTTGCTCGGGACCACGGCGACCAGATCGCTGTCGGCGACGATCGGCCCGATGCTCAGGAAGCTGCCGACCCGCATCGCCACGACCGCGCGCACGCGCGGCCCGGTCAGCACCTTTTCAACTGCCGCCGCATGCTGCGTACCGTGCGGACTGCCGACAACGTGCGGCAGCGCGCGCAGTTGGCTGGCCTGCAGCCGGCCATCGATGCCGGGATGGTCGCGGCGCGCGATGTAGACGAACTTCTCCTGGAACAGGCGCTTCTCGTGCACCTGCTTGCCCAGGCCTGGAAGAAACCCGACCGCCAGGTCGATCTCGCCGGACGCCAGCCCCGTCAACAGTTCCTCGCGCGAGGCCGACACCGTATCGATGCTGACCTGCGGCGCATGGTCGGCCAGCCACGCCGCCAGCCTGGGCAGGAAATAGCGCTCGCCGATGTCGCTCAGCGCCACGCGGAAGCGCCGGGCGTCTTCCGCGGCGGAGAAGGTGGGCTTCTCGATCGTTCTGCGCACGATCGCCAGCGCGGCCGATACCGGCTCGGCCAGGGTCTGGGCGAACGCCGTCGGCTCGACACCCCGCCGGTGGCGCACGAACAGCTCGTCGCCATAGGTTTCGCGCAGGCGGGCCAGGCCCCGGCTGACGGCCGGCTGCGACAGCCCGAGCCGCTCGCCGGTCGCGGTCAGGTTGCGGGTGCGCCAGATGCTCTCGAACAGCTCGAGCAGATTGAGGTCAAGGTGCGGCGCGGACTTGCCGCTGTCATCACGCATTCGCATATCACGATTCCAGTCTTCTCATTTCACGGATGCCACGCACTTGCCCACAATCGGCACTCCAGATCGACATTGTCTTCCAAAGGCTTCCAGGTGATCGACCTTCATGACATTCGTTACGTCAGGCTCGGGACGCGAGACCTCGCGCTCGCCGACCAATATGCGCGAACGATCCTCGGCCTCGAGTTCGCTCGGGCCGAAGCCGGCGCGCACTATTTCCGCAGCGACGATCGGGATCACACGCTCGTGTACTTCGAGGGCGATCCCCAGGACCACGTGGTGGGCTTCGAACTGCGAACCGCCGACGAGCTGGACCAGGCGGCCTCCCAGTTGAGCAACGCGGGCGTCGACGTGCGCGCCGGAAGCGCGGTGCAATGCGAGCAGCGCCATGTCCAGGCCTTCGTCAACTTCCGCGACCCGAGCGGCAACAGCATCGACCTGGTGCTGAGGCCGCACCACGGCGGCCGCCGCCACTTCCCGTCGCGCGATGCGGGCATCACCGGTTTCAGCCACGTCGGATTGTGCACCACGGATGCCGCGCGCGACGAGCGGTTCTGGACGGAGAAACTCGGCGCCCGCGTGAGCGACCGCATCGGCGAGGCGCCGCTGCTGCGCATCGACGAGGTCCACCACAAGGTGGCGCTGTTCCCGGCGGCGCGGCACGGCGTGCAGCACATCAATCACCAGGTGGCGAGCATCGATGACGTGATGCGCGCCTGGTACCTGCTGAAAGAGCGCGGCGTGCGCATCGTCTTCGGCCCGGGGCGGCACCCCACCTCCGGCGCGGTGTTCCTGTACTTCGAGGGGCCGGACGGCATGGTCTACGAATACTCCACCGGCGTGCGCCACATCACGGCCGCCGACGAGCCGTTCTACCAGCCGCGCCAGTTCCCGCGGGTCAGCAGCTCCTACTGCATGTGGGGCGCGGTGCCGGACATCGCCGAGTTCAAGACGCTATGACGGAGATGCAGAGCGAATTGCGCATGGCCGCGCGCGCGCTTGCCCGCCACGGGCTCGCGCATGCCTATGGACACGTCAGCCGGCGCCTGGACGCCGACACGTTCCTCGTCTGTGCCGCGCGGCCCATGGCGCTGATCGGCCCGGCGGACGCGGGCACGGTGGTCCCGGTGAAGGGCGCCCTTCCGGAAGGCGTGCTCGGCGAGGTGCGGATCCACCAGCAGATCTATGCGCGCCGGCCCGATGTGCAAGCCGTGGCGCGCACCATGCCCCCGGCGCTGATGGCCCTGGGCACGGCGCGCCGCACCCCGCGCGCGCGCCACGGTTTCGGGGCCTACTTCGGCCGCGGCGCGGCCTTGTGGGACGACCCGCAGCTGCTGCGCGACGATGCCGCCGCGAGCGCCCTCGCCGAAACCCTGGGTGACGGGACCGCCGTCGTCATGCGCGGCAACGGCACGGTCGTCGTGGCCGATTCGCTGGCCAAGGCGGTGGTCCTGACCTGGTACCTCGAGGACGCGGCGCGCCTGGAGCTCGCGGTGCTGGGCGCGGGCCTGGAGCCGGAGGCCGCCATGCTGAGCGAGACCGAATGCAGCCGCCGCGCCACGTCCGCCGGCCTGATCTTTGAACGCATGTGGGACCACCTGACGGCAGGCGATCCCGAACGCTAAAGGAAAGACGACACCATGATCCAGAACTTCATCAACGGCGCCTATCGCGAAGGCCGCGCGGGCAAGCGCTTCCGCGATCTCGACCCGTGTACGGGCCGCCTCGTCGCGGAGGTCAGCGAGGCCGGCAAGGAAGACGTCGACGACGCCGTGCAAGCCGCCCGCGCCGCGCTCAACGGCCCGTGGGGCAAGCTCACGCTGGCGCAGCGCTGCGATCTGCTCTATGCCGTGGCCGATGAGATCGATCGGCGCAAGGAAGACTTTCTCGCGGCGGAGGTGGCCGATACCGGCAAGCCCCGCGCCTTGGCTTCGCACCTGGATATCCCGCGCGGCGCGGCGAACTTCCGCGTCTTCGCCGATGCCGTCCGCAATGTTGCCACGGAGTGCTTCACAGGCACCGCGCCCGACGGCAAGCCGTCGCTGAACTACGCGCTGCGCCGCCCCAAGGGCGTGATCGCGGTGGTCTGCCCGTGGAACCTGCCGCTGCTGCTGATGACGTGGAAGGTCGGTCCCGCGCTCGCCTGCGGCAATACCGTCGTGGTCAAGCCTTCCGAGGAGACGCCCGCCACGGCGGCGCTGCTCGGCGAGGTGATGAACGCCGTGGGGGTGCCGGCGGGTGTCTACAACGTCGTGCACGGCTTTGGTCCGGATTCGGCAGGCGAATTCCTGACGCGCCATCCCGACGTGGACGCCATCACCTTCACGGGCGAGACGCGCACCGGCGCGGCCATCATCAAGGCCAGCGCGGACGGCATCAAGCCGGTCTCGATGGAGCTCGGCGGCAAGAACCCCGCCCTGGTGTTCGCCGACGCCGACCTGGATGCGGTGATCGCCGGCCTGAAGCGCTCGGTGTTCGAAAACACGGGGCAGGTGTGCCTCGGCACCGAGCGCGTGTACGTCGAGCGGCCCATGTTCGACAAGGTGGTGCGGGCGCTGGCCGAGATCGCGGGCACGCTGCGGCCGGGCCTGCCGGGCGATCCGCATGCCAACTTCGGCCCGCTCATCTCGGGCGAACACCAGCGCAAGGTGCTGGGCTACTACGCGCTCGCGCGCGATGAGGGGGCGACAGTCCACTACGGCGGGGGCGTGCCCGACATGCCGCCCGACCTGCGCGAAGGCGCATGGATCGAGCCCACGGTCTGGACCGGCCTGCCGCGCGACTCGCGGGTGCTGACCGAAGAGATTTTCGGCCCCTGCTGCCACGTCGAGCCCTTCGATAGCGAGGAGGAGGCGGTTCGCCTGGCCAACGGGACGCCCTATGGGCTGGCGACATCGCTCTATACCGGCGACGTCAACCGCGCCCATCGCGTGAGCGCGAAGCTCAAGGTCGGCGTCGTGTGGGTCAACACGTGGTTCCTGCGCGACCTGCGCACCGCATTCGGCGGGTCCGGCAAATCGGGCATCGGACGCGAAGGGGGCGTGCATTCGCTGGAGTTCTACACGGAGCTGTCCAACGTGTGCCTGAAGCTGGAGCCGCAAGCATGAACACGCAAGCCCATCAGGCCGCGGCCGACGCGCTGCTGCAAGCCGCGCGCAGCGGGCAGCCGATTCCGCCGCTGCGCGAGACCTACCCGCACTTCAATGGCGAAGACGCCTACGCGGTGCAAGAGATCAACACACGCCGG
It encodes the following:
- a CDS encoding type III effector protein, yielding MPKHGLRFPSILFRHAAQPARDATAQDNAPPSTAPSRQRQGLFRGLLPIGKRRGADNPPGAGTQTGSPPRVTAASPRLSRQASRAGETGSGRIDADALAGGPDQSDAGWGIRILRNARLNAAREAGGDATTAIQPHAGPTPEIEAVPVPIPPTPAPAPVDAGTKPARGIAVLPLNRQTPSPPSVSPTRAKASINRLPSGPKMDGISEPSTSLHRLNETILSTITEALGLGPLKATALAREAQIKQAGRRLLGSVIEKPELPSAGTVKNLPFYEGLVPGLRGQLGLATSRADCVISEHTQLSKLGAPRHLLRVQFRASIDRGEYRLASQRGSPNYEAVAEVAQRLAEAIDPQYRTDQRQYGIEFVGARGRKGNSAEVFIEHFARHARVKPRQIRSTPSTINDANIRNADVFRALSPEQMNKLARAAHVSHLSFKEETSTTRDGTVRHDLYLFFGGSENLRRDYGQAAASAVGRVGHVFGAAKKAAWIVAQAVEQRQRDGHEVRFESIGGVSMGGASAQVFAAALQGSVKLVAPAAPLVLLDPQLLNDAQARHATKGGAHDYDFGGSRGVAITLDYPAAPRKSLMGRMKGLGYQSPGLVRIKLALQDDDSVKQLDNGEWVNRPPKPYGPPLTGYHGDLALYTKALLRFTASPLPKPADAVP
- the glnA gene encoding type I glutamate--ammonia ligase, which codes for MGTVSVEPGSYRAEPPRNPGEVIDLIRQRAVQVVDLRFTDLPGLWQHFSITLPEVNDELFEAGIGFDGSSIRGFQEIHESDMLVRPDPATAFIDPFCETTTLALICDVIDPVLRQPYSRDPRHIAKKAERHLQHSGIATTCYFGPELEFFIFDSIRFGQDQHSGYYHVESAEGEWTSGRDEGAYGGGNLGYKQRYKEGYFPVPPHDTLQDIRSEIVLALMQAGIRVEVHHHEVATAGQNEIDMRFAPLTRMADNVMMYKFICKNVARRHGKVATFMPKPLFADNASGMHCHQSLWKDGENLFYDAGGWALTSQLCRWYIGGLLKHAPALMAFCAPSTNSYKRLVPGYEAPVNLAMSQRNRSAAARIPMYSDAPAARRVEFRCPDPSANAYLAFAAMLMAGLDGIAHQTDPGEPLDRNIYELPPEEAEKIRQVPGSLEESLEALEADSYFLRKGDVFTDDVIRTWIDYKRTREIDTLKLRPHPWEFYLYFDI
- a CDS encoding LysR family transcriptional regulator, producing the protein MRMRDDSGKSAPHLDLNLLELFESIWRTRNLTATGERLGLSQPAVSRGLARLRETYGDELFVRHRRGVEPTAFAQTLAEPVSAALAIVRRTIEKPTFSAAEDARRFRVALSDIGERYFLPRLAAWLADHAPQVSIDTVSASREELLTGLASGEIDLAVGFLPGLGKQVHEKRLFQEKFVYIARRDHPGIDGRLQASQLRALPHVVGSPHGTQHAAAVEKVLTGPRVRAVVAMRVGSFLSIGPIVADSDLVAVVPSNLAALVSEHVGLQLIAPPVRFPSFEVSMVWHRRFHGDPGGAWLRGVFSQLLGE
- a CDS encoding VOC family protein, translated to MIDLHDIRYVRLGTRDLALADQYARTILGLEFARAEAGAHYFRSDDRDHTLVYFEGDPQDHVVGFELRTADELDQAASQLSNAGVDVRAGSAVQCEQRHVQAFVNFRDPSGNSIDLVLRPHHGGRRHFPSRDAGITGFSHVGLCTTDAARDERFWTEKLGARVSDRIGEAPLLRIDEVHHKVALFPAARHGVQHINHQVASIDDVMRAWYLLKERGVRIVFGPGRHPTSGAVFLYFEGPDGMVYEYSTGVRHITAADEPFYQPRQFPRVSSSYCMWGAVPDIAEFKTL
- a CDS encoding class II aldolase/adducin family protein; the protein is MTEMQSELRMAARALARHGLAHAYGHVSRRLDADTFLVCAARPMALIGPADAGTVVPVKGALPEGVLGEVRIHQQIYARRPDVQAVARTMPPALMALGTARRTPRARHGFGAYFGRGAALWDDPQLLRDDAAASALAETLGDGTAVVMRGNGTVVVADSLAKAVVLTWYLEDAARLELAVLGAGLEPEAAMLSETECSRRATSAGLIFERMWDHLTAGDPER
- a CDS encoding 2-hydroxymuconic semialdehyde dehydrogenase, which encodes MIQNFINGAYREGRAGKRFRDLDPCTGRLVAEVSEAGKEDVDDAVQAARAALNGPWGKLTLAQRCDLLYAVADEIDRRKEDFLAAEVADTGKPRALASHLDIPRGAANFRVFADAVRNVATECFTGTAPDGKPSLNYALRRPKGVIAVVCPWNLPLLLMTWKVGPALACGNTVVVKPSEETPATAALLGEVMNAVGVPAGVYNVVHGFGPDSAGEFLTRHPDVDAITFTGETRTGAAIIKASADGIKPVSMELGGKNPALVFADADLDAVIAGLKRSVFENTGQVCLGTERVYVERPMFDKVVRALAEIAGTLRPGLPGDPHANFGPLISGEHQRKVLGYYALARDEGATVHYGGGVPDMPPDLREGAWIEPTVWTGLPRDSRVLTEEIFGPCCHVEPFDSEEEAVRLANGTPYGLATSLYTGDVNRAHRVSAKLKVGVVWVNTWFLRDLRTAFGGSGKSGIGREGGVHSLEFYTELSNVCLKLEPQA